A window from Streptomyces sp. NBC_00299 encodes these proteins:
- the treS gene encoding maltose alpha-D-glucosyltransferase, whose protein sequence is MIVNEPVQDTFEDTPAKDRDPDWFKRAVFYEVLVRSFQDSNGDGVGDLKGLTAKLDYLQWLGVDCLWLPPFFKSPLRDGGYDVSDYTSVLPEFGDLADFVEFVDSAHQRGMRVIIDFVMNHTSDQHPWFQESRSDPDGPYGDYYMWADDDKQYADARIIFVDTEASNWTFDPVRKQYFFHRFFSHQPDLNYENPAVQEEILSALKFWLDLGIDGFRLDAVPYLYAEEGTNCENLPATHELLKRVRKEIDAHYPDTVLLAEANQWPEDVVDYFGDYAGGGDECHMAFHFPVMPRIFMAVRRESRYPVSEILAKTPAIPSGCQWGIFLRNHDELTLEMVTDEERDYMWAEYAKDPRMRANIGIRRRLAPLLDNDRNQIELFTALLLSLPGSPILYYGDEIGMGDNIWLGDRDAVRTPMQWTPDRNAGFSSCDPGRLYLPTIMDPVHGYQVTNVEASMSSPSSLLHWTRRMIEIRKQNPAFGLGSYTELQSSNPAVIAFLREYEDDLVLCVNNFSRFAQPTELDLRRFNGRHPVELFGGVRFPAIGELPYLLTLGGHGFYWFRLRKDAA, encoded by the coding sequence ATGATCGTCAACGAGCCCGTTCAGGACACCTTCGAGGACACTCCTGCCAAGGATCGTGACCCGGATTGGTTCAAACGCGCCGTCTTCTACGAGGTCCTGGTCCGCTCCTTCCAGGACAGCAACGGCGACGGCGTCGGCGACCTCAAAGGCCTCACCGCCAAACTCGACTACCTGCAATGGCTCGGCGTCGACTGCCTGTGGCTGCCGCCCTTCTTCAAATCACCCCTGCGCGACGGCGGATACGACGTCTCCGACTACACCTCCGTCCTGCCCGAATTCGGAGACCTCGCCGACTTCGTCGAATTCGTCGACTCCGCCCACCAGCGCGGCATGCGGGTCATCATCGACTTCGTCATGAACCACACCAGCGACCAGCACCCGTGGTTCCAGGAATCGAGAAGCGACCCCGACGGCCCCTACGGCGACTACTACATGTGGGCCGACGACGACAAGCAGTACGCCGACGCCCGCATCATCTTCGTCGACACCGAGGCCTCCAACTGGACCTTCGACCCGGTCCGCAAGCAGTACTTCTTCCACCGCTTCTTCTCCCACCAGCCGGACCTGAACTACGAGAACCCGGCCGTCCAGGAGGAGATCCTCTCGGCGCTGAAATTCTGGCTGGACCTGGGAATCGACGGATTCCGGCTGGACGCGGTGCCGTATCTGTACGCGGAAGAGGGAACGAACTGCGAGAACCTGCCCGCGACGCACGAACTCCTCAAGCGGGTGCGCAAGGAGATCGACGCCCACTACCCGGACACGGTGCTGCTCGCGGAGGCCAACCAGTGGCCGGAGGACGTCGTCGACTACTTCGGCGACTACGCCGGCGGTGGCGACGAGTGCCACATGGCCTTCCATTTCCCGGTGATGCCGCGGATCTTCATGGCCGTGCGAAGGGAGTCGAGGTACCCGGTCTCGGAAATCCTCGCCAAGACCCCGGCCATCCCGTCCGGCTGCCAGTGGGGCATCTTCCTGCGCAACCACGACGAGCTGACCCTGGAAATGGTCACCGACGAGGAACGCGACTACATGTGGGCGGAGTACGCCAAGGACCCCCGCATGCGCGCCAACATCGGAATCCGGCGCCGGCTGGCGCCCCTGCTGGACAACGACCGCAATCAGATCGAGCTGTTCACCGCCCTGCTGCTGTCGCTCCCCGGCTCGCCGATCCTGTACTACGGCGACGAGATCGGCATGGGCGACAACATCTGGCTCGGCGACCGCGACGCCGTGCGGACTCCCATGCAGTGGACGCCGGACCGCAATGCGGGATTCTCTTCGTGCGACCCGGGACGGCTGTATCTGCCGACCATCATGGACCCGGTCCACGGCTACCAGGTGACGAATGTCGAGGCCTCCATGTCCTCGCCGTCCTCTCTTCTGCACTGGACCCGCCGCATGATCGAGATCCGCAAGCAGAACCCTGCCTTCGGACTCGGCTCCTACACGGAACTCCAGTCGTCGAATCCGGCCGTGATCGCCTTCCTGCGCGAATACGAGGACGACCTCGTGCTGTGCGTGAACAACTTCTCGCGGTTCGCGCAGCCGACGGAGCTGGACCTGCGGCGGTTCAACGGGCGCCATCCGGTCGAGCTGTTCGGCGGGGTGCGATTCCCGGCCATCGGTGAACTGCCGTACTTGCTGACCCTCGGAGGCCACGGCTTCTACTGGTTCCGGTTGCGCAAGGACGCCGCCTGA
- a CDS encoding maltokinase N-terminal cap-like domain-containing protein, with protein sequence MSKAVTRTLTTSPGLLASLDPLLREWLPRQRWFAGKGRPVTGFSLVAATELLPPGGKLGLYHLLVRAHQAIAPVPGAPEQPADCYQLLIGEREALPPRLAPALIGHVADGPLAGRTVYDALYDTRPTELLLEALRTGARIGGLRFERDDSQEIRSGLVPRLVTSEQSNSSVVYGDTFILKLLRRVVPGVNPDLELPLALAREGCDRVPAPTAWIRAELAPAGAPADEAYVLGVLQPFVQGAADGWELALRELAKGEDFASAARALGRATAEVHTALARTLPTVTLGRTQVQQLVDGMVERLDAAAQAVPALRPYAPGLRSAFEALAGLAAEGCTWTAQRIHGDLHLGQCLRSPSGQWWLIDFEGEPSKPLAERRMPQPPVRDVAGMLRSFDYAAHSADPSVRGWADTCRAAYCSGYAQVSGADPRTDPVLLRAYETDKAIYEVVYEARHRPDWLPVPLSAISRLAAGADTSPSATPSISSIPSSPPSPRRPRP encoded by the coding sequence ATGTCGAAAGCCGTCACCCGCACCCTCACGACCTCACCAGGTCTTCTCGCCTCGCTGGACCCCCTGCTGCGGGAGTGGCTGCCACGGCAGCGCTGGTTCGCGGGCAAGGGCCGTCCGGTCACCGGGTTCTCGCTGGTGGCGGCCACCGAACTGCTTCCACCCGGCGGCAAGCTGGGCCTGTACCACCTGCTCGTGCGCGCTCACCAGGCCATCGCGCCGGTGCCGGGCGCGCCCGAGCAGCCCGCCGACTGCTACCAGCTGTTGATAGGCGAGCGCGAGGCCCTGCCGCCCCGGCTGGCGCCCGCGCTGATCGGACACGTGGCCGACGGCCCGCTCGCCGGACGCACGGTGTACGACGCCCTGTACGACACCCGTCCCACCGAGCTCCTCCTCGAGGCGCTGCGCACCGGAGCCCGCATCGGCGGACTGCGCTTCGAGCGGGACGACAGCCAGGAGATCCGGTCCGGTCTGGTGCCGCGCCTGGTCACCTCCGAACAGTCGAACTCGTCGGTCGTCTACGGCGATACGTTCATCCTGAAGCTGTTGCGCCGGGTCGTGCCCGGCGTCAACCCCGACCTGGAGCTTCCGTTGGCGCTGGCCCGCGAGGGCTGCGACCGGGTGCCCGCGCCGACGGCGTGGATCCGGGCGGAGCTGGCACCTGCCGGAGCACCGGCGGACGAGGCGTATGTGCTGGGCGTGCTGCAGCCCTTCGTGCAGGGCGCCGCGGACGGCTGGGAGCTGGCGCTGCGCGAGCTGGCCAAGGGCGAGGACTTCGCGTCCGCGGCACGGGCGCTCGGGCGCGCGACCGCCGAGGTGCACACCGCACTGGCCCGCACGCTGCCGACCGTCACCCTCGGGCGCACGCAGGTGCAGCAGCTGGTCGACGGGATGGTCGAGCGGCTCGACGCAGCGGCGCAGGCGGTGCCCGCGCTGCGGCCGTACGCACCCGGCCTGCGCTCCGCCTTCGAGGCGCTGGCCGGTCTCGCCGCCGAGGGCTGCACCTGGACCGCCCAGCGCATTCACGGCGACCTGCATCTCGGACAGTGCCTGCGCTCGCCCAGCGGGCAGTGGTGGCTGATCGACTTCGAGGGCGAGCCGTCGAAGCCGCTGGCCGAACGGCGGATGCCACAGCCGCCGGTCCGGGACGTCGCGGGCATGCTGCGTTCCTTCGACTACGCGGCCCACTCGGCGGACCCGTCGGTACGAGGCTGGGCCGACACCTGCCGGGCCGCCTACTGCTCCGGATACGCACAGGTCAGCGGCGCCGATCCGCGGACCGATCCGGTGCTGCTGCGTGCGTACGAGACCGACAAGGCGATCTACGAGGTCGTCTACGAGGCCCGTCACCGCCCCGACTGGCTCCCGGTACCGCTGTCCGCCATAAGCCGACTGGCCGCGGGCGCAGACACCTCGCCGTCCGCCACCCCCTCCATCTCCTCCATCCCCTCTTCCCCACCTTCGCCTAGGAGGCCCCGCCCGTGA
- a CDS encoding alpha-1,4-glucan--maltose-1-phosphate maltosyltransferase: MPAMHHQSSSPPTSRTEAPPAPRTARADPGPPAPERSSANDKAAGVGRIPVLDVRPVVQHGRRPAKAVTGETFEISATVFREGHDAVAANAVLTGPDGRPGPWTPMRELARGTDRWGATVTAGEPGHWTYRVEAWGDPVATWRHHAQIKIPAGMDTELVLEEGARLYGRAAAEIPESEGRSVILAAVDALRDENRPAAWRLAAASTPEVDAVLGRYPLRDLVTASDPLPLLVERERALFGSWYEFFPRSEGTPEQPHGTFRTAARRLPAIAAMGFDVVYLPPIHPIGTTFRKGPNNTLSAGTDDVGVPWAIGSPEGGHDAVHPDLGTLDDFDWFVARAGELGLEVALDFALQCSPDHPWVDKHPEWFHHRPDGTIAYAENPPKKYQDIYPIAFDADMDGLVEETLRILRHWMAHGVRIFRVDNPHTKPVVFWQQVIADIGRTDPDVIFLAEAFTRPAMMHTLAQIGFQQSYTYFTWRNGKQELTEYLTELSGEAASYMRPNFFANTPDILHEFLQHGGRPAFELRAVLAATLSPTWGIYSGYELCENTPVRKGSEEYLNSEKYQLRPRDWETAERAGRTITPLLTQLNAVRRANPALRQLRDLHFHHADQEAVIAYSKRSGSNTVLVVANLDPHHTQEATVSLDMPQLGLDWHESVPVRDELTGETYHWGRANYVRLEPGTRPAHILTVLRPSTPQIGGSPTK, from the coding sequence ATGCCCGCCATGCACCACCAGTCGTCCTCACCCCCGACGTCGCGCACCGAAGCACCCCCAGCCCCCCGCACCGCACGCGCCGACCCCGGACCCCCGGCTCCGGAGCGATCCTCCGCGAACGACAAGGCCGCCGGTGTCGGGCGCATACCCGTCCTCGACGTCCGCCCGGTCGTCCAGCACGGGCGCAGGCCCGCGAAGGCCGTGACCGGCGAGACCTTCGAGATCTCGGCGACCGTGTTCCGGGAGGGACACGACGCGGTTGCCGCCAATGCCGTACTGACCGGCCCGGACGGCCGGCCCGGCCCCTGGACGCCGATGCGCGAACTCGCCCGGGGCACCGACCGCTGGGGCGCCACCGTCACCGCCGGCGAGCCGGGCCACTGGACCTACCGGGTCGAGGCCTGGGGCGATCCGGTGGCCACCTGGCGGCACCACGCACAGATCAAGATCCCGGCCGGGATGGACACGGAACTGGTTCTGGAGGAGGGCGCGCGACTGTACGGGCGTGCGGCCGCCGAGATCCCCGAGAGCGAGGGGCGGTCGGTGATCCTCGCGGCCGTCGACGCGCTGCGGGACGAGAACCGCCCGGCCGCCTGGCGGCTGGCGGCAGCGTCGACGCCCGAGGTGGACGCGGTGTTGGGGCGGTATCCGTTGCGGGACCTGGTCACCGCGTCGGACCCGCTGCCCCTGCTGGTGGAGCGGGAGCGGGCCCTGTTCGGCTCCTGGTACGAGTTCTTCCCCCGCTCCGAGGGCACCCCCGAGCAGCCCCACGGCACCTTCCGCACCGCCGCCCGCCGGCTGCCCGCGATCGCCGCCATGGGCTTCGACGTGGTCTACCTCCCGCCGATCCACCCGATCGGCACCACCTTCCGCAAGGGCCCCAACAACACCCTCTCCGCCGGCACCGACGACGTCGGCGTGCCCTGGGCCATCGGCTCCCCCGAAGGCGGCCACGACGCCGTCCACCCCGACCTCGGCACCCTCGACGACTTCGACTGGTTCGTCGCCCGGGCCGGCGAACTCGGCCTGGAAGTCGCCCTCGACTTCGCCCTGCAGTGCTCCCCCGACCACCCCTGGGTCGACAAACACCCCGAGTGGTTCCACCACCGCCCCGACGGCACCATCGCCTACGCCGAGAACCCGCCGAAGAAGTACCAGGACATCTACCCCATCGCCTTCGACGCCGACATGGACGGCCTGGTCGAGGAAACCCTGCGCATCCTGCGCCACTGGATGGCCCACGGCGTGCGCATCTTCCGCGTCGACAACCCGCACACCAAACCCGTCGTCTTCTGGCAGCAGGTCATCGCCGACATCGGCCGCACCGACCCCGACGTCATCTTCCTCGCCGAGGCCTTCACCCGCCCCGCGATGATGCACACCCTGGCCCAGATCGGCTTCCAGCAGTCCTACACGTACTTCACCTGGCGCAACGGCAAACAGGAACTCACCGAGTACCTCACCGAACTCTCCGGCGAAGCCGCCTCCTACATGCGGCCCAACTTCTTCGCCAACACCCCCGACATCCTCCACGAATTCCTTCAGCACGGCGGACGCCCCGCCTTCGAACTCCGCGCCGTCCTGGCCGCCACCCTCTCCCCCACCTGGGGCATCTACAGCGGCTACGAGCTCTGCGAGAACACCCCTGTGCGCAAGGGCAGCGAGGAGTATCTGAACTCGGAGAAGTACCAGCTCCGTCCTCGCGACTGGGAAACAGCCGAGCGCGCGGGCCGCACCATCACCCCCCTGCTCACCCAGCTCAACGCCGTCCGGCGGGCGAATCCGGCCCTGCGGCAGTTGCGCGACCTCCACTTCCACCACGCGGACCAGGAAGCGGTGATCGCGTACTCGAAGCGCAGCGGATCGAACACGGTTCTGGTGGTCGCCAACCTCGACCCGCACCACACCCAGGAGGCGACGGTCTCGTTGGACATGCCGCAACTCGGCCTGGACTGGCACGAGTCGGTGCCGGTGCGCGACGAGCTCACCGGCGAGACCTATCACTGGGGCAGGGCGAATTACGTGCGTCTCGAACCGGGCACTCGTCCCGCGCACATCCTCACCGTCCTGCGACCGTCCACCCCGCAGATCGGAGGGTCACCCACAAAATGA